In the genome of Carassius carassius chromosome 47, fCarCar2.1, whole genome shotgun sequence, one region contains:
- the LOC132130327 gene encoding prostate stem cell antigen-like produces MDLQISVFLLFVLFTAGHSFSCYECMGMMGSCSDQKIKTCPSGFSKCMSLTTTVQSGDISAKVKIKDCAPDCASGSMNIGLGKTSLACCNTDQCNLQDAPDPSNVGNGKKCYSCDGTSCLKPVSCSGSEDRCFTATGSSGGQSAVVKGCVSKSICDASTSVGDVQGVKCCEGDLCNSVNGVTQSFLFLCCSLLSFILLH; encoded by the exons ATGGATCTGCAAATCTCAGTTTTTCTTCTGTTCGTTCTCTTCACTGCAG GACACTCTTTCAGCTGTTATGAGTGTATGGGTATGATGGGTTCTTGTTCGGATCAAAAGATAAAAACATGTCCCAGTGGATTCTCCAAGTGCATGAGTTTAACAACAACTGTACAGAGTG GAGACATTAGTGCTAAAGTGAAGATTAAAGATTGTGCTCCTGACTGTGCAAGTGGTTCCATGAACATCGGCCTTGGAAAGACGTCTTTAGCATGCTGTAACACAGACCAGTGTAACCTCCAAGACGCTCCAG ATCCCTCTAATGTCGGCAATGGAAAGAAATGTTACTCTTGTGATGGAACGAGCTGCTTAAAACCAGTGAGTTGTTCAGGGAGTGAAGACCGCTGCTTTACAGCAACAG GGAGTTCTGGAGGCCAGTCAGCAGTTGTAAAAGGCTGTGTTTCTAAATCTATTTGTGATGCTTCTACATCAGTTGGTGATGTTCAGGGTGTCAAATGTTGTGAGGGGGACCTGTGTAACAGTGTTAATGGTGTCACTCAGAGCTTCCTGTTCCTCTGCTGTTCTCTGCTCTCCTTCATCCTGCTGCACTGA